Genomic segment of Candidatus Bathyarchaeia archaeon:
ATACGATCACCGTCGAGAGGGAGTACTTCCACTACATAAAGAAATACAACCGATATGAAAGAAGGAGGAGCAAGATATCCGCCCATAGCCCGCCCTGCATGGAGGTCAAGGTCGGGGATAGGGTTAGGATAGCGGAATGCAGACCCATCAGTAAAACCGTTTCCTTCGTGGTCGTGGAGAAGTTGGGGTGATTTGATCGATGCCGGCTCCGAAGACCAGGGCCGTCTCGGCCAAGGGGATGGTGGAATACCGCCCCAAGATCTCTAGGGGGCTGGTCCCCGGTACCATGCTCGTATGCGCCGACAATAGCGGAGCGAAGGAACTGAAGCTCATAAACGTCATGGGCTACAGGGGGAGACATCGAAGATATCCCTCCGGAGCGGTGGGCGATATGGTCGTCGTCTCCGT
This window contains:
- a CDS encoding 30S ribosomal protein S17, with translation MTRNIGLPVKPPAKDCEDPLCPFHGDLRVRGKVLEGIVASDKMRNTITVEREYFHYIKKYNRYERRRSKISAHSPPCMEVKVGDRVRIAECRPISKTVSFVVVEKLG